In Deinococcus proteolyticus MRP, a single genomic region encodes these proteins:
- a CDS encoding Asp23/Gls24 family envelope stress response protein produces the protein MELNINKNVMRDIVMAAVEDIDGVCIAPAPSPVGEVLKESETARLPRALRLTQSGHSVAVDLGLNVDYGQNLVDLAARTQRSVAENLELMCGCQVDAVNVSVLGVSLPAASSSAGKRSQPGAGS, from the coding sequence ATGGAACTGAACATCAACAAAAACGTGATGCGTGACATTGTCATGGCTGCCGTGGAGGACATTGACGGCGTCTGCATCGCTCCCGCCCCCAGCCCGGTGGGCGAGGTTCTCAAGGAGAGTGAAACGGCCCGGCTGCCCCGCGCCCTGCGCCTGACCCAAAGCGGCCACAGCGTCGCTGTGGACCTGGGACTGAATGTGGATTACGGCCAGAATCTGGTGGACCTGGCCGCCCGCACTCAGCGCTCGGTGGCCGAGAACCTGGAACTGATGTGCGGGTGCCAGGTGGACGCCGTGAACGTATCGGTGCTGGGTGTCTCCCTGCCCGCCGCGTCTTCCTCTGCGGGGAAACGCTCCCAGCCGGGAGCCGGCTCTTGA
- a CDS encoding YgfZ/GcvT domain-containing protein, which yields MSTFFTLVPSGALRVTGADRLDFVQGQMTNDLRGCPTPGYVAACFLNVRGQIEHFARIYRRADDIYLHLDAGQAPALAERLRRYVIFDQVEIQDLSADLRTLHLWGEWPAGVTEGWPQVAAAAGAAWTVQMGGAAVLLGAVNRSGQLGLDLHYLAAQEEAVMAALHTALPLNERSWAELQTARVAAGLPEPALDGFLGHLPQEVGLDTGGPLPAISYRKGCYVGQEIMARLEARGRARYGLGRLRVPAGTEVGSEVVSAGRAVGQTGLEAGGLALCRLRLDLPQDAALEVNGQAVTQLPMTEPVTTDAS from the coding sequence ATGAGCACTTTTTTTACCCTGGTGCCTTCGGGTGCGCTGCGCGTGACTGGGGCAGACCGCCTCGACTTCGTGCAGGGACAGATGACCAACGACCTGCGTGGTTGCCCTACGCCCGGCTACGTGGCGGCCTGCTTTCTGAATGTACGTGGGCAGATAGAGCACTTTGCCCGCATCTACCGCCGCGCTGACGACATCTACCTGCATCTGGACGCCGGGCAGGCCCCGGCGCTGGCCGAGCGTCTACGCCGCTACGTCATTTTCGACCAGGTGGAGATTCAGGACCTGAGCGCCGACCTGCGGACCCTGCACCTGTGGGGAGAGTGGCCTGCAGGCGTGACAGAGGGCTGGCCCCAGGTGGCGGCGGCGGCCGGTGCTGCCTGGACCGTCCAAATGGGCGGCGCAGCGGTCCTACTCGGGGCCGTGAACCGCAGCGGTCAGCTGGGCCTGGACCTGCACTACCTGGCCGCGCAGGAGGAAGCAGTGATGGCGGCACTGCACACCGCCTTGCCCCTGAACGAGCGCTCCTGGGCCGAGCTGCAAACCGCACGGGTGGCCGCCGGCCTCCCCGAGCCTGCTCTGGACGGATTCTTGGGGCACCTGCCGCAGGAGGTGGGGCTGGACACCGGCGGCCCCTTGCCTGCCATCAGCTACCGCAAAGGCTGCTATGTGGGGCAGGAAATCATGGCCCGACTGGAAGCGCGGGGCCGGGCCCGCTACGGGCTGGGCCGGCTGCGGGTGCCTGCCGGAACAGAGGTCGGCAGTGAAGTGGTCTCGGCGGGCCGTGCCGTGGGACAGACCGGTCTGGAGGCAGGTGGCCTGGCCCTGTGCCGATTGCGGCTGGACCTGCCGCAGGACGCAGCACTGGAAGTGAATGGGCAGGCGGTGACGCAGCTGCCTATGACCGAGCCGGTCACGACCGATGCTTCCTGA
- the rpsG gene encoding 30S ribosomal protein S7: protein MSRRRRAEVRQLQPDLVYQDVLVSAMINRLMQDGKKNLASRIFYGACRLIQERTGQEPLKVFREAYENIKPRVEVRSRRVGGSTYQVPVEFDKNPRRQQSLTLRWMVNAANSRPERTAIERLAGEIMDAAEGRGGAMKKKDDVERMAEANRAYAHYRW, encoded by the coding sequence ATGTCTCGTCGCCGTAGAGCAGAAGTGCGCCAACTGCAGCCCGACCTGGTTTACCAGGACGTGCTGGTGAGCGCCATGATCAACCGCCTGATGCAGGACGGTAAAAAGAACCTGGCCAGCCGTATCTTTTACGGAGCCTGCCGCCTGATTCAGGAGCGCACTGGCCAGGAGCCCCTGAAGGTCTTCCGTGAAGCCTATGAGAACATCAAGCCCCGCGTCGAAGTACGCAGCCGCCGTGTGGGTGGCAGCACCTACCAGGTGCCTGTGGAGTTCGACAAGAACCCCCGCCGTCAGCAGAGCCTGACCCTGCGCTGGATGGTCAACGCCGCCAACAGCCGCCCCGAGCGCACCGCCATTGAGCGGCTCGCCGGCGAAATCATGGACGCTGCCGAGGGCCGTGGCGGCGCCATGAAGAAGAAAGACGACGTGGAGCGCATGGCTGAAGCCAACCGCGCCTACGCTCACTACCGCTGGTAA
- the hemA gene encoding glutamyl-tRNA reductase — protein sequence MILTCPTAQSLLDAAPNQPRTLDFAVVGLNHQTAPVSVREQAAVPVQGASVLYGTLRDYADEVMVVATCNRTEVYLAGVHGSLEAAFNRAFRGEFGEHLYAYRERDAVHHLYRVVAGLDSLMVGETQIQGQVKRALAEAAGYGTTGTLLNKIVQGALATGKRVRSETGLSDRVVSVSSAAVELAREVLGDLQGRTALILGAGETAELTMTHLKAAGVSDVLVVNRTEERARSLADRWGGRTCPYQELQRALPQADVVIASAAAPHWVVQGEDAAQALQRRAGRPLFFFDISMPRILAPDIAKLPGAYLYNLDDLNSIVARNLEWRRSALPHAEAIIRESVAELMRWHLTREAQLRRHAAAVLAG from the coding sequence TTGATTCTGACCTGTCCCACGGCCCAGTCCCTGCTGGACGCTGCACCCAACCAGCCACGCACCCTCGACTTCGCTGTGGTGGGCCTGAACCACCAGACTGCCCCGGTGTCGGTGCGGGAGCAGGCGGCGGTGCCGGTACAGGGGGCGTCCGTGCTGTATGGCACGCTACGCGACTATGCCGACGAGGTGATGGTGGTGGCGACCTGTAACCGTACCGAGGTGTATCTGGCCGGTGTGCATGGTTCGCTGGAGGCCGCCTTTAACCGCGCTTTCCGGGGCGAGTTCGGAGAGCACCTCTACGCTTACCGGGAGCGCGACGCCGTTCACCACCTGTACCGGGTGGTGGCTGGCCTGGACAGCCTGATGGTGGGTGAAACCCAGATTCAGGGCCAGGTAAAGCGGGCACTGGCCGAGGCAGCCGGCTACGGCACCACCGGCACCTTGCTGAACAAGATTGTGCAGGGGGCGCTGGCCACCGGCAAACGGGTACGCAGCGAAACCGGTCTAAGCGACCGGGTGGTGAGCGTGTCGAGCGCCGCCGTGGAACTGGCCCGCGAGGTGCTGGGTGACCTGCAGGGCCGCACCGCCCTGATTCTGGGCGCTGGCGAGACCGCCGAGCTGACCATGACGCACCTCAAGGCCGCCGGTGTTTCCGACGTGCTGGTGGTCAACCGCACCGAGGAGCGGGCCCGTTCGCTGGCCGACCGCTGGGGCGGGCGCACTTGCCCCTATCAGGAGTTGCAGCGTGCCCTGCCGCAGGCCGATGTGGTGATCGCTTCGGCAGCGGCGCCCCACTGGGTCGTGCAGGGTGAAGACGCAGCGCAGGCACTGCAGCGGCGGGCGGGCCGGCCCCTGTTCTTCTTTGATATCAGCATGCCGCGTATCCTGGCGCCCGACATTGCCAAGCTGCCGGGGGCGTACCTGTACAACCTGGACGACCTGAACAGCATCGTGGCACGCAATCTGGAATGGCGCCGCTCCGCACTTCCGCACGCCGAGGCGATTATCCGTGAGTCGGTCGCCGAACTGATGCGCTGGCACCTCACCCGTGAGGCCCAGCTGCGCCGCCACGCTGCGGCAGTGCTGGCCGGCTGA
- a CDS encoding ABC transporter permease, whose product MTTALPQDIATLKKKSRFQELWQGKPMRKLRRNKLAVIGLIITLLFGLIALFAPLIAPPKFNCARDLGMTEESQIYNPASPVMWKAMLAPPRTCYQTQRISFAQAPQPPSAKAPFGTVNGYNIFHGMIWGTRLVFKLAFIIVGINVILGIIVGAISGFFGGWVDNLIQRFIDVIFSLPDLVLTIVILTILRAQNPGGDPTIPIIIAYVITGWAGYSTYVRADVLKTRRLEYVDAARALGGSDARLIFKHVVPNSVATLLTLAVMSLATVPLGIAALSFLGLGYPVGYTEWGQMINFARPWLKPEFWYVLIYPAAFIVLFSLAVNLFGDALRDAFDPRTR is encoded by the coding sequence ATGACCACTGCTCTTCCCCAAGACATTGCCACCCTCAAGAAAAAGTCGCGCTTCCAGGAACTCTGGCAGGGCAAGCCGATGCGCAAGCTGCGCCGCAACAAGCTGGCTGTGATCGGCCTGATCATTACCCTGCTGTTCGGGCTGATTGCTCTGTTCGCCCCCCTGATTGCACCGCCCAAGTTCAACTGTGCCCGTGACCTGGGCATGACCGAGGAAAGCCAGATCTACAACCCGGCCAGCCCGGTGATGTGGAAGGCCATGCTGGCCCCGCCCCGGACCTGCTACCAGACGCAGCGCATCAGCTTTGCACAGGCGCCGCAGCCCCCCAGTGCCAAGGCTCCCTTCGGCACCGTGAACGGCTACAACATCTTCCACGGCATGATCTGGGGCACCCGGCTGGTGTTCAAGCTGGCCTTTATCATCGTGGGCATCAACGTGATTCTGGGGATTATCGTCGGCGCAATTTCCGGCTTCTTCGGTGGCTGGGTGGACAACCTGATTCAGCGCTTTATCGACGTGATCTTCTCGTTGCCCGACCTGGTGCTGACCATCGTGATTCTGACTATTCTGCGTGCTCAGAACCCTGGTGGTGATCCCACCATTCCGATCATCATCGCTTATGTCATCACCGGCTGGGCAGGTTACTCCACCTACGTCCGTGCCGACGTGCTCAAGACCCGCCGGCTGGAATATGTGGACGCCGCACGCGCCCTGGGCGGCAGCGACGCCCGACTGATCTTCAAGCATGTGGTGCCCAACTCGGTGGCCACCCTGCTGACGCTGGCGGTCATGAGCCTGGCCACGGTGCCGCTGGGCATTGCCGCGCTGTCGTTCCTGGGCCTGGGCTACCCGGTGGGCTACACCGAGTGGGGTCAGATGATCAACTTCGCCCGCCCCTGGCTCAAGCCCGAATTCTGGTACGTGCTGATCTATCCGGCCGCGTTTATCGTGCTGTTCAGCCTGGCGGTCAACCTGTTCGGTGACGCCCTGCGCGACGCCTTCGACCCGCGTACCCGCTAA
- a CDS encoding uroporphyrinogen-III synthase: MQAQGPQQSTVLPVGRVVVTLTGTGGEQLAARAQQTGWQVSLWPGLTFEPTGQAQELRALGSYSWLVLTSPQGVRSLTAGLAEQGLGPSALAGLRVAAVGEGTARPLAAWGRPADFLPTQADARTLAAELPVGLGDTVLHATGEDSRDQLQRGLEGRGAAYRRLELYRSCAVRYPPQARRDLRQADWVVVASGVVARGLAEQLGPALPLLAMGQQTAAAARAAGFIRVVPAQTPSLDGILATLRGLAGPPQKGAAHCRPLG, translated from the coding sequence ATGCAGGCGCAAGGGCCGCAACAGAGCACCGTCTTGCCAGTGGGCCGGGTCGTGGTGACCCTGACCGGGACCGGCGGCGAGCAACTTGCCGCACGGGCGCAGCAGACCGGCTGGCAGGTGTCTCTATGGCCGGGGCTGACTTTCGAGCCGACCGGTCAGGCACAGGAGCTGCGTGCGCTGGGCAGCTACAGCTGGCTGGTGCTGACCAGTCCGCAGGGGGTACGGAGCCTGACGGCGGGGCTGGCCGAACAGGGCCTCGGGCCATCGGCGCTGGCCGGGCTGCGGGTGGCCGCAGTAGGGGAGGGCACAGCCCGGCCGCTCGCCGCTTGGGGCCGACCGGCCGACTTTCTCCCCACCCAGGCCGACGCCCGGACCCTGGCGGCGGAGTTGCCAGTCGGGCTGGGGGACACGGTGCTGCATGCGACTGGCGAGGACAGCCGCGACCAGCTCCAGCGTGGCCTGGAAGGGCGCGGCGCCGCGTACCGGCGACTGGAGCTGTACCGTTCCTGTGCAGTCCGTTACCCGCCCCAGGCCCGGCGTGACCTACGGCAGGCCGACTGGGTGGTGGTGGCGTCGGGCGTGGTGGCCCGTGGGTTGGCCGAGCAGCTGGGGCCAGCGCTTCCTCTGCTGGCGATGGGCCAACAGACAGCGGCAGCGGCCCGTGCCGCCGGGTTTATCCGGGTGGTGCCGGCCCAGACCCCTTCGCTGGACGGAATACTGGCAACTTTGCGCGGGCTGGCAGGGCCGCCACAGAAGGGCGCTGCACACTGCAGACCGCTTGGCTGA
- the rpsL gene encoding 30S ribosomal protein S12 yields MPTVQQLVRKGRKTVAKKTKVPALKGSPFRRGVCTVVKTTTPKKPNSAMRKIARVRLSSGYEVTAYIPGEGHNLQEHSVVLIRGGRVKDLPGVRYHIVRGALDTQGVKDRNQARSKYGTKKPKAAAK; encoded by the coding sequence CTGCCAACTGTACAGCAGCTTGTCCGTAAGGGTCGTAAGACCGTTGCCAAGAAGACCAAAGTGCCTGCCCTGAAGGGAAGCCCCTTCCGCCGTGGCGTGTGCACCGTGGTGAAGACCACCACCCCCAAGAAGCCCAACTCGGCCATGCGTAAGATTGCCCGTGTGCGCCTGAGCAGCGGCTACGAAGTGACCGCCTACATCCCTGGTGAAGGCCACAACCTGCAGGAGCACTCCGTGGTGCTGATTCGCGGCGGACGTGTCAAGGACCTTCCCGGTGTGCGTTACCACATCGTGCGCGGTGCGCTGGATACCCAGGGCGTAAAAGACCGCAACCAGGCCCGCAGTAAGTACGGCACCAAGAAGCCCAAAGCGGCTGCCAAGTAA
- the der gene encoding ribosome biogenesis GTPase Der, which produces MHKVAIVGRPNVGKSSLFNRLIGRREAVVADFPGVTRDAKEEIMLYHNHRITLVDTGGLWSGDEWEAVIREKAEWALEGADAVIFVLDPRDGLSAADYEVADWLRRLGRPVVVVANKIDSPKHEPYLAELWALGFGEPVAISAEHARGLDDLMDRIMEHLPADEGDVSEVAPIRISLIGRPNVGKSSLLNAITQSDRAIVADVPGTTRDSLDVEWDYGGQRFVLVDTAGIRKKPDTAIEDYAIQRSQAAIERSDLIWLVLNADDLGDHELKLANLAYDSGKPVIVVVNKWDLVPDEDLKRAEKELDQKLFHIAYAPRVYTSAINDYGIHDMLAEAMKLYDKWQSRVPTAELNRWLEIWQMKHAVPNFGGRPLKMYFMTQVETAPPTFAIFCNRADYVTRSYEGFIQNRIRDDLDLAGIPVRLKWKEKGPYKKGRKGQQADE; this is translated from the coding sequence ATGCATAAAGTAGCCATTGTGGGCCGGCCCAACGTGGGCAAGTCCAGTCTGTTCAACCGCCTGATTGGCCGCCGTGAAGCGGTCGTGGCGGATTTTCCTGGCGTCACCCGCGACGCCAAAGAAGAAATCATGCTCTACCACAACCACCGCATCACGCTGGTGGACACCGGCGGCCTGTGGAGCGGTGACGAGTGGGAAGCCGTCATCCGCGAAAAAGCCGAATGGGCCCTGGAAGGTGCCGACGCGGTCATCTTCGTGCTGGACCCCCGCGACGGTCTGAGTGCGGCCGACTATGAGGTGGCCGACTGGCTGCGCCGGCTGGGTAGGCCCGTGGTCGTGGTCGCCAACAAGATAGATTCGCCCAAGCACGAGCCTTACCTGGCCGAGTTGTGGGCGCTGGGGTTCGGGGAGCCGGTCGCCATCAGCGCCGAGCACGCCCGTGGGCTGGACGACCTGATGGACCGCATCATGGAGCATCTGCCCGCAGACGAGGGCGACGTTTCCGAGGTGGCCCCCATCCGGATCTCGCTGATCGGACGGCCCAATGTGGGCAAGTCCAGCCTGCTGAACGCCATCACCCAGTCGGACCGCGCCATCGTGGCCGATGTGCCGGGCACCACTCGCGACAGCCTGGATGTGGAGTGGGACTACGGCGGCCAGCGGTTCGTGCTGGTGGATACGGCCGGTATCCGCAAGAAGCCGGACACCGCCATCGAGGACTACGCCATTCAGCGCAGCCAGGCTGCCATTGAGCGCAGTGACCTGATTTGGCTTGTCCTCAACGCGGACGACCTGGGCGACCATGAACTCAAGCTGGCGAACCTCGCTTATGACAGTGGCAAACCCGTCATCGTGGTGGTCAACAAGTGGGACCTGGTGCCCGACGAGGACCTCAAGCGTGCCGAGAAGGAGCTGGACCAGAAGCTGTTCCACATTGCTTACGCTCCCCGCGTGTACACCAGCGCCATCAACGACTACGGCATCCACGACATGCTGGCCGAGGCGATGAAGCTGTACGACAAGTGGCAGTCGCGCGTTCCCACCGCCGAGCTGAACCGCTGGCTGGAAATCTGGCAGATGAAGCACGCCGTCCCCAACTTCGGGGGCCGCCCACTCAAGATGTATTTCATGACGCAGGTGGAAACCGCGCCCCCCACCTTCGCCATCTTCTGCAACCGGGCCGACTACGTGACCCGTTCCTACGAAGGCTTTATCCAAAACCGTATCCGAGATGACCTGGACCTGGCCGGCATCCCGGTGCGGCTGAAGTGGAAGGAAAAGGGCCCCTACAAGAAGGGACGTAAGGGCCAGCAGGCAGACGAGTAG
- a CDS encoding ABC transporter permease: MFNLIVKRLLQIPVIMLVLSMLVLGLTMLLTPAQRAAGYVKNEQQAARIDEIIRERGLDQPFLTQYWTWLQSTLQGDLGFSKSVGEPVLTAIMTRLPNTIELTLFAFIPIILLGIWLGTLSALRKDGLVDQIIRVLVVIAFSVPSFVLGIVLLAVFYGYLGMAPGPGQITVENRLLLDQLIASGEFQKYTRMLSIDAMLNGQWRIARDVLAHLVLPVTTLSLVITATIVKLMRTSMLESLTSDFVRTARSKGLSERVVNNKHARRNALIPIINSGGFILLSLLTGSMITESIFAYPGIGRWLLTAAQQLDIPSVLGYTLFVALLVVVIRTLIDIGFAVVDPRVRYD; encoded by the coding sequence ATGTTCAACTTGATTGTCAAGCGGCTGCTTCAGATCCCGGTCATCATGCTGGTGCTGTCCATGCTGGTGCTGGGACTGACCATGCTGCTGACACCCGCGCAGCGCGCCGCCGGTTACGTGAAAAACGAGCAGCAAGCCGCCCGCATCGATGAAATCATCCGCGAGCGTGGCCTCGACCAGCCGTTCCTCACCCAGTACTGGACCTGGCTCCAAAGCACCCTCCAGGGCGACCTGGGTTTTTCCAAGTCGGTCGGTGAGCCGGTGCTAACCGCCATCATGACCCGCTTGCCCAATACCATTGAGCTGACGCTGTTCGCCTTTATTCCCATCATTTTGCTGGGCATCTGGCTGGGCACCCTCTCGGCCCTGAGAAAAGACGGCCTGGTGGATCAGATCATCCGCGTGCTGGTCGTTATCGCTTTCTCGGTGCCCAGCTTCGTTTTGGGTATCGTGCTGCTGGCGGTCTTTTACGGCTACCTGGGCATGGCCCCCGGCCCCGGCCAGATCACGGTGGAGAACCGCCTGCTGCTGGACCAACTGATTGCCAGCGGAGAGTTTCAGAAGTACACCCGCATGCTGAGCATCGACGCCATGCTGAACGGCCAGTGGCGTATCGCCCGCGACGTGCTGGCCCACCTGGTGCTGCCGGTCACCACCCTGTCGCTGGTCATCACGGCCACCATCGTGAAGCTGATGCGTACCAGCATGCTGGAATCGCTGACCAGCGATTTCGTGCGGACCGCCCGTTCCAAGGGCCTGAGCGAGCGCGTGGTGAACAACAAGCACGCCCGCCGCAACGCCCTGATTCCGATTATCAACTCGGGCGGCTTCATCCTGCTGAGCCTGCTGACGGGTTCCATGATTACCGAGTCCATTTTCGCCTACCCCGGTATCGGCCGCTGGCTGCTGACGGCCGCGCAGCAGCTGGATATTCCTTCCGTGCTGGGCTACACCCTGTTCGTGGCCCTGCTGGTGGTGGTCATCCGCACCCTGATCGATATCGGCTTCGCTGTCGTTGACCCCCGCGTGAGGTATGACTGA
- the fusA gene encoding elongation factor G, translating to MTTKAQNYLQNFRNIGIAAHIDAGKTTTTERILYYTGRIHQIGETHEGASQMDWMEQERERGITITAAATTAQWTRSGTDDVYTINIIDTPGHVDFTIEVERSMRVLDGAVAVFDASQGVEPQSETVWRQADRYGVPRIAFANKMDKTGASFELVINDIKERLGAIPAPVQYPIGAESEFQGIIDVIRRRAYFYTNDLGTDIREEDVPAEYADKVAEMRDQLVEAAAEVDESIMDMYLSGEEPSEEQLVAALRKGTVEKLIFPVLCGSSLKNKGVQLLLDAVVDFLPNPLEVPAIKGVLADDTSEDPETRTFPADPEGQLAALAFKIMADPYVGRLTFVRVYSGTMTSGSYIYNASKGKRERVGRLLKMHANSREEVDVLKAGELGAVIGLKDSGTGNTLIGDGDEEVLLESIDVPEAVIKLAIEPKTKADQEKMGLGLSKLAEEDPTFRVETDPESGQTTIAGMGELHLEILVDRLKREFKVEANVGAPQVAYRETITKLVDVDSKFARQSGGRGQYGHVKIKAEPLQPGEGFVFENAVVGGTVPKEYIAPAQKGIEEAMQSGPMLGFPVVDLKVTLYDGSYHEVDSSEMAFKIAGSMALKEAVQKGAPAILEPVMRVEVTVPEEYMGDIIGDLNSRRGQVQGMEARGNAQLVKAFVPLSEMFGYATDMRSMTQGRANYSMFFDHYSQVPNNLAQELMKK from the coding sequence ATGACCACCAAAGCCCAGAACTACCTGCAGAACTTCCGCAACATCGGAATTGCCGCGCACATCGACGCCGGCAAGACCACCACCACCGAGCGCATCCTGTACTACACCGGACGCATTCACCAGATTGGTGAAACCCACGAGGGCGCTTCTCAGATGGACTGGATGGAACAGGAGCGCGAGCGCGGAATCACCATCACCGCTGCCGCTACCACCGCCCAGTGGACCCGCTCGGGCACCGACGACGTCTACACCATCAACATCATCGATACCCCTGGACACGTGGACTTCACCATCGAGGTGGAGCGTTCCATGCGCGTGCTGGACGGTGCGGTGGCCGTGTTCGACGCCTCGCAGGGTGTGGAGCCTCAGAGTGAAACCGTGTGGCGTCAGGCCGACCGTTACGGCGTGCCCCGCATCGCGTTCGCCAACAAGATGGACAAGACCGGCGCCAGCTTTGAGCTGGTGATTAACGACATCAAAGAGCGTCTGGGCGCCATTCCGGCTCCTGTGCAGTACCCCATCGGTGCTGAGAGCGAGTTCCAGGGCATTATTGATGTGATTCGCCGCCGCGCCTACTTCTATACCAACGACCTGGGCACCGACATCCGCGAGGAAGACGTGCCGGCCGAGTACGCCGACAAGGTGGCCGAAATGCGTGACCAGCTGGTCGAAGCTGCGGCCGAAGTGGACGAGTCCATCATGGACATGTACCTGTCGGGCGAGGAACCCAGCGAAGAGCAGCTGGTGGCCGCGCTGCGCAAGGGCACCGTCGAGAAACTCATCTTCCCCGTGCTGTGCGGCAGCTCGCTGAAGAACAAAGGTGTGCAGCTGCTGCTGGACGCCGTGGTCGACTTCCTGCCCAACCCCCTGGAAGTGCCCGCCATTAAGGGTGTGCTGGCCGACGACACCAGTGAAGATCCCGAAACCCGCACCTTCCCCGCTGACCCCGAAGGCCAACTGGCCGCGCTGGCGTTCAAGATCATGGCCGACCCCTACGTGGGCCGCCTGACCTTCGTGCGCGTGTACTCGGGCACCATGACCTCGGGCAGCTACATCTACAACGCTTCCAAGGGCAAGCGCGAGCGCGTGGGCCGTCTGCTGAAGATGCACGCCAACAGCCGCGAAGAAGTGGATGTGCTCAAGGCCGGCGAGCTGGGTGCCGTGATTGGTCTGAAGGACTCGGGTACCGGCAACACCCTGATTGGTGACGGTGACGAGGAAGTCTTGCTGGAAAGCATCGACGTGCCTGAGGCCGTGATCAAGCTGGCGATTGAACCCAAGACCAAGGCCGACCAGGAGAAGATGGGCCTGGGCCTGAGCAAGCTGGCCGAGGAAGACCCCACCTTCCGCGTGGAAACCGACCCCGAGAGTGGTCAGACCACCATCGCCGGCATGGGCGAATTGCACCTGGAAATTCTGGTGGACCGCCTCAAGCGCGAGTTCAAGGTGGAAGCCAACGTGGGTGCGCCGCAGGTGGCCTACCGCGAGACCATCACCAAGCTGGTAGACGTGGACTCCAAGTTCGCCCGTCAGTCGGGTGGCCGTGGTCAGTACGGTCACGTGAAAATTAAGGCCGAGCCCCTGCAGCCCGGTGAAGGCTTCGTGTTCGAGAACGCCGTGGTCGGCGGTACCGTGCCCAAGGAGTACATCGCTCCTGCGCAGAAGGGTATCGAAGAAGCCATGCAGAGCGGCCCCATGCTGGGCTTCCCGGTGGTGGACCTCAAGGTCACCCTGTACGACGGCTCGTACCACGAAGTGGACTCCTCGGAAATGGCGTTCAAGATCGCCGGCTCCATGGCCCTGAAGGAAGCCGTCCAGAAGGGCGCTCCCGCCATCTTGGAACCCGTGATGCGCGTGGAAGTGACCGTGCCCGAAGAGTACATGGGCGACATCATCGGCGACCTGAACAGCCGCCGCGGTCAGGTGCAGGGCATGGAAGCCCGCGGCAACGCCCAGCTGGTCAAGGCCTTCGTGCCTCTGAGCGAGATGTTCGGTTACGCCACCGACATGCGTTCCATGACCCAGGGCCGCGCCAACTACTCCATGTTCTTTGACCACTACAGCCAGGTGCCCAACAACCTGGCGCAGGAACTGATGAAGAAGTAA